The DNA sequence TAGTTGGTTCCATACAAAATCCACGTACATTGCTGCTGTAGCTTCAGCAGGTCATCGgtgttgtttttcttgttaCAAGTTTTGCCTACTTCTTGCAGGAAAAATATGGTCCAAAGGGGCAAGGGGCAGCCATTAATGTCACCACCCCGAAGTCCAACAAGGATTCAAAACAGCAACCTGATTTTGATATTCTCGTTGGATTGTCCAATCGCCCTCCTTGGTTCTGCAGGtatctttatttattgttctGTTAAACATATTACTCCTTGTTGCATATGAGCCTACGTACCTATTGATATGAAATGTTAATTGTTGGTGGGTAAACATATTCTAGATTAATGGAcgtaatttttttgttttaagagTTAATATTTCAATGGTTGTTAAAATTAGAGAGCGCTTGAAATATGTAATGATGATTTATTGAGATTGGCTACCTCGTTCTAAGTCGATTTTTGTGCATGTACACTATGCATCATGTGTTTTTTTGCAGTCTTTGCAATACCAAGGCAACTAGTAAACAGACTTTGCTGCTTCATGCAGAAGGAAAGAAGCACAAAGGAAAAGCCCGTGGGTTTCATGCAGCGAATAAACAATCTAATCAGACGGAGGAAGCTGTTTCGGATAAAATGCCTGCAGTTGAAGAAACTCCCAAAGACGAAGTAGTTGAAAATGGACATGTTGGATCAGAAAAATCGAAAGATCAGCTTAAAGCTGAAACTGAACTTGGAAACTTGGAATCAGAAAATGGTACTTCacatacaaagaaaaagaggaaactTGATGATGGTTCGACAGAAAAGACTAAAGACGATGACCCAAATAGAGGTAATGGGGAGGTTATTCAGGCTACCAAAGCCGAGATTAAGCCAATAAAGGATGAGATCACAGTGTCCAAATctctgaaagaaaagaagatcaaGTGGAAGAAGCTGATAACATCCATTTTGAAATCTGTACGTTTTTGTGCAATTCTCTTATTTACATATTTCTTGTCATTCTTATGATGGTCAATGATAATTTGTTTCATATAGTATTCTTGATTATCtaagtttttcttaaaatatttctttgatGGAATGGTCCCCGTGGTGAAGATATGTTAATCAATTATTCTTATAACGACCGATTCTATTGATATCGGCAGTATAGCTATAGTGTAACCCTTAGAAAGAAGCGAAATACGACCTTTTTGCATCAGTACTATTCCTCTTCTTGCTGTCACTTTTTTTAACATtgtactgttttttttttgttgggtataTATGACAGAGTCCTGACGGTGTTCTCAAGATGTCAAAACTAAGAAAACTTACTCTCAAGTCTATTCGCGAATCCGGTGTCACAGGAGATGAAACTAAACTTGTTGAGATGCTCGAGCAAAAGGTTTGCTCTTCTGATCtatattttctaaatcatTTATTGTCTATTTATGAGTTTTTGGAAGTACAGTTGAACTTCGACACTTTCGAGCATCATTCCATTTGCTAACGATGTTACCTGTGACTGCCAGATTAATTCAAGTTCGAAATTTGCCGTTGAGAAGAAATATGTTCGGCTAGCAGCTAAGGCTTAAACGAAACGCCATATGTGTAGCATTGCAAATCAAATTCTGCTGCATTTGCTTGCCCATTTTTGTCTAGTGATTTTTAGACGTTTACAAGTTTACTTCATCATTGGAGGAGATGTAGATGACTTGTTTTATCAATGAGTTAATGAAATATTCAGTCATTTTGGGATCCAATCTGCAACACTACATATTCTGTggttttatattattatttttgtgggtACACATTCATAGGATACATATATGTTATTATTGTAGTTTCAAGTTAACCAAGCTCCCCTCATTCATGAAAAGAGACAGCAAAACAGGGACAATGGATATCGATCTTGTATAATTCCCTTCAGGCTGGAATTAATGTCGATCGACGACGTTCAAGTTTCCCATTAGTGTCCAGACTTGCCTTCCTATTCTTTGTTATAACATTATTACTGTTCCTAAACAAGGATGAATTGCTTATTTTCAGAATTGTTTGTGGCTCAATGAATTGTAATCCCTTCATGAAAAGAAAGGCATGGATGATGAATATCAATCTCGAACAGTTCTGTTTTAGGTTGGATCAATGTACAATGACAACGGCGACATTCAGGGTTTTTCTTCACGGACTCGATGGTATGTCATTGTATTGTTATTAGTTCCAAAAGAGAAGGATGAGCTGCATAGTTTTGGAACTGTTTTATGCTCATTCCACTCAATGTATTAGGTTGCATGCATACCATAGTTCAAATCACCTTTGATGATCTGGCTTCAAGTAGAGTAGATCTTCAGGAAAAATCAGTTATGAAAAGTCGAGAAATGtagattgttttgtttattagGTTACGTAAACTTGGGATAAAACAAGATCGATATATTATATGTTCTTTGTGTGATACAAATGTGACAACTCTCTCTTGAAAGAGGTGGCAAATATatgtaaatatgatttataaaCATTTACATTTGATgtaaagaaaagtaaaagaaatcaCCATTGTCCCGCAACAGAGCCCCTTGATCTTTATGTTCATATCCACGGAAGCTGTTCTGTTTGGGACTGTATTGCCAAGGCTGAAGGGGCAAAGAGAATGCAGTGCGAGTCGAGGAGACAGGGGGGGCTATAATAGGAGAACAGCTACGATGACTAACAAGATGACCGAACAAGCAAATGCCTGCACCATTTACAATTGTTTTGCTTCTTTAGAAGCTGAATCATGTTCAATGAACAGCTCATAGGAGATGGCAAGATACATAGCAATGTAAGGAATTTGGCTACTCGATGTCattatgtttgtttttccTAAGATTTTCATGGTTGGGGTGGGagtgggaaagaaaaaaggaacaCTTACAGCAATGGCAGACGCAGCTAAACCAGCTCGTTCCCTGGGATCTCTGCGGACGTTCCAGAAGTAGAGAATTGTGGCATAGTACCACATTATTGGGAACAAAAACCCGAGAAGGAAACTGAAAAGAACGACAAAGATACAAAGGTAAGATCAGTAAACTTGACGACAGGTTCCCCAAATTGTTTGTACAGAGAAAGTTACACGAGACTCACGAGAACCATCC is a window from the Cucurbita pepo subsp. pepo cultivar mu-cu-16 chromosome LG07, ASM280686v2, whole genome shotgun sequence genome containing:
- the LOC111799250 gene encoding UBP1-associated proteins 1C; this encodes MVWFQCEDCGDNLKKPKLPNHFRTCSATKLSCIDCGQTFGQESVQGHTQCITEAEKYGPKGQGAAINVTTPKSNKDSKQQPDFDILVGLSNRPPWFCSLCNTKATSKQTLLLHAEGKKHKGKARGFHAANKQSNQTEEAVSDKMPAVEETPKDEVVENGHVGSEKSKDQLKAETELGNLESENGTSHTKKKRKLDDGSTEKTKDDDPNRGNGEVIQATKAEIKPIKDEITVSKSLKEKKIKWKKLITSILKSSPDGVLKMSKLRKLTLKSIRESGVTGDETKLVEMLEQKINSSSKFAVEKKYVRLAAKA